ACCGCGTGGGCGACGGTCGTGGCGGGGCCGGCTCCGGTTCCCAACGTCTGGCGCCGCTGAACAGTTGGCCGGACAACGCCAACCTGGACAAGGCGCGCCGGTTGCTTTGGCCGATCAAGCAGAAGTACGGCCGGAAGATATCTTGGGCCGACCTGATGATTCTGGCCGGCAACTGCGCCTTGGAGTCGATGGGGTTCAAAACCTTCGGCTTTGCTGGTGGGCGCGAAGATGTCTGGGAGCCGGAAGAGGATATTTATTGGGGGGCGGAGGATACCTGGCTCGGCGACAATCGCTACAGCGGTAACCGTAACCTCGAAAATCCGCTGGCCGCCGTGCAGATGGGCCTGATCTACGTCAACCCGGAGGGGCCGAACGGCAACCCGGATCCGGTTGCCTCGGGGCGTGACGTGCGCGAAACTTTTGCCCGCATGGCCATGAACGATGAAGAGACCGTTGCCCTGATTGCCGGTGGTCATACGTTCGGCAAGTGTCACGGTGCCGGTCCGGCCACCCATGTGGGGCCGGAGCCGGAAGCTGCACCTGTCGAAGCCCAGGGGCTGGGCTGGCAAAGCAACTACAAAAGCGGCAGGGGGGGTGATACCATCACCAGCGGTCTGGAGGGGGCCTGGAAACCGAATCCGACCAGATGGGACATGGGCTATCTGAAGGTGCTGTTCAAGTATGAATGGGAACTGGTCAAGAGCCCGGCCGGTGCTCACCAGTGGCTTGCCAAGGACGTGGAAGACGAGGACATGGTGGTCGATGCCCACGATCCGGGCAAGAAGCGCCGGCCGATGATGACCACGGCGGACCTTTCTCTCAAGTTTGACCCGGTGTACGAAAAAATTGCCCGGCGTTATCTGGCGAATCCCGACCAGTTCGCCGATGCCTTTGCCCGGGCTTGGTTCAAGCTGACTCACCGCGATATGGGACCCCGTTCGCGCTATCTCGGCCCCGAGGTTCCGGCGGAGGAGCTGATCTGGCAGGACCCGCTGCCGGCCATCGACCATGAACTGGTCAACGAGAGGGATATCGCTGATCTGAAAGCTGCGATCCGGGCGTCGGGGCTGTCGATCCCCCAACTGGTTGCCACCGCCTGGGCTTCGGCCTCCACCTTCCGCGGTTCCGACAAGCGGGGCGGCGCCAACGGCGCCCGTATCCGCCTGGCTCCGCAAAAGGATTGGGAGGTCAACCAGCCGGCGCACCTGGCCTCGGTGCTTGCAGCCCTTGAAGGAATCAGGAAGCAGTTCAATGGCGCCCAGTCGGGCAGCAAGAAGATCTCGCTGGCCGATCTGATTGTGCTGGGCGGCTGCGCGGCGATCGAGCAGGCTGCCGCGAATGCCGGCGTTACGGTGACGGTTCCCTTTACACCGGGACGTACCGATGCCTCGCAGGAGCAGACCGATACGGCTTCCTTTGCCGTGCTTGAGCCCAAGGCCGACGGGTTCCGCAATTATCAGAAGGCCAGGTACGCCGTGTCGGCGGAGGAGCTGCTGATAGACCGGGCGCACCTGCTGACCCTGACCGCTCCCGAAATGGTTGTGCTGATCGGTGGCATGCGGGCTCTGAACGCCAATTACGGCCAGTCAACGCACGGTGTCTTCACCAGACGTCCCGAAACCCTCACCAACGATTTCTTCACGAACCTGCTGGACATGGGCACGGTCTGGACGCCGACCACCCAGGACCCGGATATCTTTGAGGGGCGCGACCGTAGCAGCGGCGAACTGAAATGGACCGCCACCCGAGTCGATCTCGTGCTCGGTTCCAACTCCCAGCTCCGGGCCATCGCAGAAGTCTACGGCTGCGCCGACTCCCAGGAGAAATTTTTGCAGGACTTCATTGCAGCCTGGAACAAGGTGATGAACCTCGACCGGTTCGATGGTGCCTGACCCGGCTGCTGCAAATGTGTGCAATGCATCTCACGACAAGGAGGAAGAGCCATGGGATCAAAAGGACGCGAAATCATCGGCATGGATCTGAATGAACTGCTGGGCCTGTTGCAGCGGGCCTACTGCGACGAATGGCTTGCCTACTACCAGTACTGGCTGGGGGCCAAGCTGGTCAAGGGACCGATGAAGGACGCCGTGGGAGCGGAGCTCCTTGTGCATGCCACCGAGGAGCTGGCCCACGCCGACATGGTGGCCATGCGGATCATTCAACTGGGGGGAACGCCGATAACCAAGCCTGAGGATTGGTACCGGTACACCAACTGCGGGTACGATGCTCCGGACGACCCCCATGTCAAGGTACTGCTGGAGCAGAACATCAAGGGGGAGCAGTGCGCCATCAGCGTCTACAAGCGGCTGATGGACATCACCAGGGACAAGGATCCGGTGACCTACAACATGGTGCTGACCATTCTGGAGCAGGAAGTGGAACACGAGGAGGACCTGCAGTCGCTGCTGGAGGATTACGAATTACTGGTGAAAGCCATCAGGGAGTAGTATCTTCCCAAGTGCTTTCCGAATATGAGCATAGAGTACGACTGACGCATGGTTCTGCGGACCGGCGTCATATTTCACCCCACGGAGGTTGTTGAATGTCCACAGAGAAGAATCTCGCAGAAGCCTTTGCCGGCGAAAGCCAGGCGAACCGCAAATACCTTGCCTTTGCCAAGCAGGCCGACAAAGAGGGCTTTCCCCAGGTTGCCCGTCTGTTCCGTGCCGCTGCAGAGGCGGAAACCGTGCATGCCCATGCCCATCTGAAAGTACTGGGCGGCATCAGGAGCACCAAAGACAACCTGATGGAGGCCATTGGCGGGGAAACCCACGAGTTCAAGGAAATGTATCCGCCGATGATCGAAGCGGCCCGGAAAGAAGGGGCAGCCGAGGCGTTGCGTTCGTTTACCTTTGCCAACGCGGTGGAAAAGACCCATGCCGAACTGTACCAAAAGGCGTTCGACACTCTGGGGCAGGCAGGTGAGCAGTTCGATTATTATGTCTGTCCGGTCTGTGGCCATACCGTGGAAAAGGCCGCACCGGCAACGTGTGAGGTCTGCGGCGCTGCCGGCAGCGTTTTCATCCGGATCAGCTGATCGGTTCCGACCGGGTGTTGTACCCGTCAACAGATGAAAGGGCCGCGTTCCGGTAACGGAACGCGGCCCTTGTCGGTACAGCCTGGATACCAGCAGCGACTTACTTCAGGAATACCTCGATTTTTGCCTTCTTGCGTGCCTCCTCAAGGGTCGCATTGACCGCCTCGCCCACCTTCCGGCGCTTCAGCGATTCTTCGATCCGGCTTTTGACGTCGGCAAAGGCGACCTTGCTGGCGGCTTTCTTCTCCACTGCCTTGATGATGTGGAAGCCGAACTGGGTTTCCACAACGCCGCTGATCTCCCCCGGTTTCAACGCAAACGCCGCATCCTCGAACGGCTTCACCATCTGCCCTTTGCTGAAGTAGCCCAGATCGCCCCCCTGCTTGCTGCTGGGGCAACCGGAGTTGTCCTGGGCCAGCTTGGCGAAGTCGGCACCGGCCTGGGCCTGTTTCAGCAGCTCGTTGATCTTTGCCCGTGCCGTGCTCCGTTCGTCCGCGGTTGCCTTGGGATCAACCGTGATCAGGATGTGGCTGGCCCGCATCTGTTCCGGCTGGAGGAAGGACTCCGGGTTCTTGTCGTAAAAGGTCTGCACCTCGGCTGCTGTCACGGTCTGCTTGGGGACGATCATCTTCTCGATATAGGCGTCAATGACCAAGTTGCGGCGTACCAGCTCGCGCAGGTCCTTTTCGGTCATTCCCTGTTCCTTCAGCGCCTTGGCAAACTCCTCCTCATTCTTGAAGCGGGTCTCTTTCAGCCCCTTGACATGCTCGTCAACCTTGGCCTCCTGACCGTTCAGGGGGCTGGTTTTGGCCAGCTGGTACATCAACTCGCCGGCGATTAGCTGGTTGAGCAGAAACTTTTGAACCTCCGATTCCCGCTCTGCCGGTACCTGGGCGCCCTGGGGAGAACTCTTGAATGCCGTCAGCGCCTTGTTCAGGTCCGCCGCCGGGATGGCAACGCCGTTGACCCGGGCAACCGGGTCGGGCAGGCCCTTTGATTTTTCGGTGGCCTTGGCCGCGGCCGGCTTCTTGTCAGCGGCCGTTACCCCGGCAACCGACAGTGCCATGAGGGCAGCCGCCAACAGAACAGTGAAGACAATGCGTGGGTATGCCATGGTGTGTGTCGCTCCTTTGCGGTGAGTCTGCTACCTTTGTATATCACGGAAGCAAAGCGATCAAAAAGCGGAAAGTTCCCCGGATTCAATTTTGACATTTGCCGATGTTTCCGCTAGAGTTCGCCAAAATTAAGCCTGCGGCCGGCAGATTTTTCATGCCGTCCAGGGGAGGGAAGCTGTCTATGAAGAAGGTGCTCGTGGTGGATGATAGTCTCTCCGTAGCCCGTCAGCTTGAGAAAATTCTGAATGAATCAGGTGATTTTACCTGTGTCGGCCACGCCAAGAACGGTGCTGAGGCCATCAAGATGAATCATGCCGAAAATCCTGACATTATCTGCATGGATATGAACATGCCCGGCATGGACGGCCTGACCGCCCTGCGCAGCCTGGTGGTGCTGGACAAGGAGGTCAAGGTGGTGATGGTCACCTCCCTCGGCGGCGTGGGGGACAAATTCGCCGAAGCCCTGAAGCTGGGGGCAAAGAACGTGATCTCAAAGCCGTTTGAAGCCGAAACGGTCCTGAATGTGCTGAGGGCGCTCTAGTCGCCTATCGTTTTCGTATCGGAGAGTGCAATGGCCGTTAAATTTTTTGGACAGTACCTGATCGAACATGACCTGGTCACCAGTGAGTCGGTGCTCCGCGCCATTGAGCTGCAGGAGCGGACCAACCTGAAACTGGGGGAGATGGCAGTGGCCATGGGACTGATCACCACCCGCGACATTGAAACCGCCCATGCTGCCCAGTACAGCCGGGACATGAAGCTGGGCGATCTGCTGGTGGAGCTGGGAATGCTCACCCCCGCGCAGTTGCAGGATGTGATCAATCACCAGCGGGCAACCCACATCTATATCGGTGAGGCACTGGTGAAGGTGGGTGCGCTCACGCCGGAGAAGCTGGAGCAGTACCTGGAGGAGTTCAAAGCCGATCAGGCCCAGTACGTTTCCGACCGGGTCGAACTGCCGGCATGGCTGAATACGGATACGATACTGTGGGAAGCGATGGTTGACCTGACCTACAAGATGATCACCCGCGTGATCGGCATCCAGTTCCGTCCCGGCAAGTTCGAGGAGGTGTCCCGCATCGCCTCCGGCCGCCTGGTGGCGGCCATGGATGTGAGCGGCGACGTTGCCGCCCGCTATCTGCTGGCGGTTTCCGACGGGGTGGGCAAGGCCATTGCCCGGGCCATCCTGAAGGAAGATGATGTCGAGAACGAGCCGGAAGAGATTATTGAGGACACCGTGATGGAGTTCGTCAACATCGTCTGCGGCAACGTGGTGGCCAAGGCGTCCCAGGGGGGGCTGCTGCTGGAGATCGCCCCACCGGTGACGATCAGGCCGCCGGCCAACGGTTTGCCGGTGCCGGACGGATACCGCGGCGTGCTGTTCCCGATCCATGTCAGCGACGGAGAAACCATGGAAATGGCTGTTTTTGTCAAGACAGCCTGATCGGTTTGCGGCATCCCTCAGGGTACGGTTCCACGGCCCGGCGTATCAGCGCCGGGCCGTGTCCGTTTTGGCGTCGTTGCTCTTGAATCGCGGCGGAACGATGCTACAATCGCAGCAGCGACAGCGGAGCAGGGAGGAATCATGGCACAGGATGCATTGACGTTTCTCGCGGCGTTGCCGGAGACGATGATTGAGGAGTTGTATGGTCGCTGGCTGGGCGGCGAGGAGCTTCCGGCGGACTGGCAGCGCTTCTTTGCCGCCTACCGCCTGGGACAGGAAACAGCCGGAGCGCGGGAGGAGTGCTGCCACAACCCGGCCATGGCCCTCAAGCATTCGGGGGTGCAGTCGCTGATCTACCGCTACCGCGATCTGGGGCACCTGCTGGCCTGCACCGACCCGCTTTCCCCCTGTCCGGTCTCCCATCCGTTACTGGAGCTTGCTGCCTTCGGGCTTGACGAGGCGGACCTTTCGACCCGCTTCACCACCGGCCGTCACCATCTGCAGCAGGCCACCCTGCGAGAATTCCTGCAGAGCATGCGGGAAACCTACTGCCGCGAGATCGGCATTGAGTTCATGCATATCCAGGACCCGTCCGAGCGGCAATGGCTGATCGACCGGATGGAACCGGGGCTGAACCGTCCCCGCTTTTCGACGGAATACAGGCTGCGGATCATGGAAATGCTGCACCGGGCGGTGCTGTTCGAGGCGTTTCTGCACCGCCGGTTCCAGGGACAGAAGCGGTTTTCCCTGGAAGGAGGCGAGGTGTTGATTCCCGTGCTGGAGGCCCTGGCCGATGCCTGTCCCGGTGCCGGTATCGGTGACCTGGTGCTGGGGATGCCCCACCGGGGCCGGCTGAACGTGCTGGCCCACCTCTTCGGAAAGCCGTACGCGCACATCTTCGGCGAGTTCCGGGAAAGCCTGGACCAGGGGTTCGTGGGGGACGGCGACGTGAAGTACCATAAGGGCTACTCCGTTGACCGGCAGTTCGGCGGCGGCAGCCTCCACCTGACGCTGACCTCCAACCCCAGCCACCTGGAGGCGGTCAACCCGGTGGTGGAGGGGAAGGCCCGGGCCCGTCAGGACCGGATCGGTCAGGACGGCGCCGGCCGGGTGCTGCCGGTGCTGCTCCACGGCGACGCCGCTTTCGCCGGTCAGGGGATGGTGGCGGAAGTGCTGAATATGTCCCAGTTGCAGGGGTACCATACCGGCGGCACCATTCATGTGGTGCTCAACAACCAGATCGGCTTCACCACCCTGCCCAAGGATTCCCGCTCCACCCGCTACTCCACCGACGTGGCCAAGATGCTGGCCTGCCCCATCCTGCACGTGCACGGCGAGCAGCCGGAAGCGGCGGTCCACGCCATGCTGCTGGCCCTGGCCTACCGCCAGTCCTACCGGAAGGATGTGGTGCTGGAGCTGATCTGCTACCGCCGGCACGGCCATAACGAGGGGGATGAGCCGGCCTTCACCCAGCCGGTCATGTACCGGAAGATCGCCGAACGGCTCCCCATTAACCGGATCTACGCCGACCGGCTGGTGGAGGCGGGGGTGCTGCGGGAGCAGGTTGATGCCCTGGCCGTAACCGTCAACCGCGAGCTGGAGCAGGCGTTGGAGGCTGCCCCCCCGGCCCGCACCGTCGGCTTCCGGGATGCCTGGAGCGGTTTCGAGCGGGAGTACCGTCCGGTTGACGAGTCCACCGGCGTTGCCGCCGGTCAGTTGCAGGAACTGGCCCGGCAGCTGGCGGTGCTGCCCGCTGGTATCACGCCCCACCCCAAAGTCGCGGCGCTGCTGAAAAAACGGGAAGAGTCGGTCGTGAACGGCAGTGGTATCGACTGGGGGACCGCTGAGACCCTGGCCTACGCCAGCCTGCTGCAGGAGGGAAGCCGAATCAGGATATCCGGCCAGGACGCCCGGCGGGGTACCTTTAACCACCGCCATGCTGCGGTCTACGACCAGGAAAGCGGCACCTGCGTCGTTCCGCTGGCGGAACTGGCTACTCGGCAGGGAACAGCCTTCGATATCTTCGACAGTTGCCTCTCCGAAAACGGCGTCCTGGGATTCGAGTACGGCTATTCGCTGGAGAATCCCCGCGGTCTCACCGTCTGGGAAGCCCAGTTCGGCGATTTCGCCAACGGCGCCCAAGTGATCATCGACCAGTTCATCGCCGCCGGTGAAACCAAGTGGAACCGGGCCAGCGGTCTGGTGCTGCTACTACCCCACGGCTACGAAGGGCAGGGGGCGGAACACTCCAGCGCCCGGATCGAGCGGTATCTTCAGCTCTGCGCCAAGGAAAACCTGCTGGTGGCGATCCCCAGCACCCCGGCCCAGGTATTCCACCTGCTGCGCCGCCAGGTGCACCTGCCGTTCCGCAAGCCACTGGTGGTGTTCACCCCCAAGTCGCTCTTGCGCAATCCGTCCTGCGTCAGTACCCTGGCTGAGCTGGGGGAGGGGAGCCGTTTCCGGGAACTGCTGCTCACCGGCGATCCGGCGACCGCCCGGCGGATCCTCTTCTGCAGCGGCAAGCTGTACCACGAGCTGGCCGGCCGTCTGGCTGCCGGCCGCACCACGGACATCGCCGTGGTGCGGCTCGAACAGCTCTATCCGCTACGCCAGGATATGGTGCGGGAGCTGCTGGCAGACCGGGCCGCTGGAGCGGAATGCTGCTGGGTACAGGAGGAACCGGAAAACATGGGGGCCTGGCGGTTTGTCCGCCCACTGCTGGAAGAGCTGGTGGGGCCGCTGCGCTACATCGGCCGGGAGGCGGAAAGCTGCCCGGCCGTGGGATCGCACCACCTGCACGACGAGCAGCAGCAAGCGATTCTGACCGAGGCATGTTCCTGACCGAAACGAGAAAGCCCGCCCGGACAACCGTCCGAGCGGGCTTTTCATACATACCGTTCCCTCCAGCCGTCAGGTCAGGTTCCAGAACAGCATCTCCAGCATATCCCTGGGGCTCTTGCCCACTTCAGTCACCACGGTCGGCTCGAAACCGCAGTGCATCATGCACTGGGCGCAGCGGGAGTCCTTGCCGACGCCGTAGCTGTCCCAATCCACCGTTTCCATCATTTCTTTGAAGGTCGGGTAGTGACCATCGGTGATCAGGTAGCAGGGGGCTTTCCACCCCTGGGGGTTGCGGGTGGGGTTGCCCCAGGGGGTACACTGGAGTTTCTTTTCCCCCTTGAGAAAGCGCAGGTACATCGGGGTGGACCAGAAGCGGTGCTTCTTGCTCATCTC
The window above is part of the Trichlorobacter ammonificans genome. Proteins encoded here:
- the katG gene encoding catalase/peroxidase HPI yields the protein MGTDSRCPVTGTTRRQVAGGGTSNRDWWPNQLSLHILHQHSAKSNPMGEDFNYREEFATLDLAAIKKDLHALMTDSQGWWPADWGHYGGLMIRMAWHSAGTYRVGDGRGGAGSGSQRLAPLNSWPDNANLDKARRLLWPIKQKYGRKISWADLMILAGNCALESMGFKTFGFAGGREDVWEPEEDIYWGAEDTWLGDNRYSGNRNLENPLAAVQMGLIYVNPEGPNGNPDPVASGRDVRETFARMAMNDEETVALIAGGHTFGKCHGAGPATHVGPEPEAAPVEAQGLGWQSNYKSGRGGDTITSGLEGAWKPNPTRWDMGYLKVLFKYEWELVKSPAGAHQWLAKDVEDEDMVVDAHDPGKKRRPMMTTADLSLKFDPVYEKIARRYLANPDQFADAFARAWFKLTHRDMGPRSRYLGPEVPAEELIWQDPLPAIDHELVNERDIADLKAAIRASGLSIPQLVATAWASASTFRGSDKRGGANGARIRLAPQKDWEVNQPAHLASVLAALEGIRKQFNGAQSGSKKISLADLIVLGGCAAIEQAAANAGVTVTVPFTPGRTDASQEQTDTASFAVLEPKADGFRNYQKARYAVSAEELLIDRAHLLTLTAPEMVVLIGGMRALNANYGQSTHGVFTRRPETLTNDFFTNLLDMGTVWTPTTQDPDIFEGRDRSSGELKWTATRVDLVLGSNSQLRAIAEVYGCADSQEKFLQDFIAAWNKVMNLDRFDGA
- a CDS encoding ferritin-like domain-containing protein produces the protein MGSKGREIIGMDLNELLGLLQRAYCDEWLAYYQYWLGAKLVKGPMKDAVGAELLVHATEELAHADMVAMRIIQLGGTPITKPEDWYRYTNCGYDAPDDPHVKVLLEQNIKGEQCAISVYKRLMDITRDKDPVTYNMVLTILEQEVEHEEDLQSLLEDYELLVKAIRE
- a CDS encoding rubrerythrin family protein, encoding MSTEKNLAEAFAGESQANRKYLAFAKQADKEGFPQVARLFRAAAEAETVHAHAHLKVLGGIRSTKDNLMEAIGGETHEFKEMYPPMIEAARKEGAAEALRSFTFANAVEKTHAELYQKAFDTLGQAGEQFDYYVCPVCGHTVEKAAPATCEVCGAAGSVFIRIS
- a CDS encoding peptidylprolyl isomerase, encoding MAYPRIVFTVLLAAALMALSVAGVTAADKKPAAAKATEKSKGLPDPVARVNGVAIPAADLNKALTAFKSSPQGAQVPAERESEVQKFLLNQLIAGELMYQLAKTSPLNGQEAKVDEHVKGLKETRFKNEEEFAKALKEQGMTEKDLRELVRRNLVIDAYIEKMIVPKQTVTAAEVQTFYDKNPESFLQPEQMRASHILITVDPKATADERSTARAKINELLKQAQAGADFAKLAQDNSGCPSSKQGGDLGYFSKGQMVKPFEDAAFALKPGEISGVVETQFGFHIIKAVEKKAASKVAFADVKSRIEESLKRRKVGEAVNATLEEARKKAKIEVFLK
- a CDS encoding response regulator; the encoded protein is MKKVLVVDDSLSVARQLEKILNESGDFTCVGHAKNGAEAIKMNHAENPDIICMDMNMPGMDGLTALRSLVVLDKEVKVVMVTSLGGVGDKFAEALKLGAKNVISKPFEAETVLNVLRAL
- a CDS encoding chemotaxis protein CheX, producing the protein MAVKFFGQYLIEHDLVTSESVLRAIELQERTNLKLGEMAVAMGLITTRDIETAHAAQYSRDMKLGDLLVELGMLTPAQLQDVINHQRATHIYIGEALVKVGALTPEKLEQYLEEFKADQAQYVSDRVELPAWLNTDTILWEAMVDLTYKMITRVIGIQFRPGKFEEVSRIASGRLVAAMDVSGDVAARYLLAVSDGVGKAIARAILKEDDVENEPEEIIEDTVMEFVNIVCGNVVAKASQGGLLLEIAPPVTIRPPANGLPVPDGYRGVLFPIHVSDGETMEMAVFVKTA
- a CDS encoding 2-oxoglutarate dehydrogenase E1 component, with the protein product MAQDALTFLAALPETMIEELYGRWLGGEELPADWQRFFAAYRLGQETAGAREECCHNPAMALKHSGVQSLIYRYRDLGHLLACTDPLSPCPVSHPLLELAAFGLDEADLSTRFTTGRHHLQQATLREFLQSMRETYCREIGIEFMHIQDPSERQWLIDRMEPGLNRPRFSTEYRLRIMEMLHRAVLFEAFLHRRFQGQKRFSLEGGEVLIPVLEALADACPGAGIGDLVLGMPHRGRLNVLAHLFGKPYAHIFGEFRESLDQGFVGDGDVKYHKGYSVDRQFGGGSLHLTLTSNPSHLEAVNPVVEGKARARQDRIGQDGAGRVLPVLLHGDAAFAGQGMVAEVLNMSQLQGYHTGGTIHVVLNNQIGFTTLPKDSRSTRYSTDVAKMLACPILHVHGEQPEAAVHAMLLALAYRQSYRKDVVLELICYRRHGHNEGDEPAFTQPVMYRKIAERLPINRIYADRLVEAGVLREQVDALAVTVNRELEQALEAAPPARTVGFRDAWSGFEREYRPVDESTGVAAGQLQELARQLAVLPAGITPHPKVAALLKKREESVVNGSGIDWGTAETLAYASLLQEGSRIRISGQDARRGTFNHRHAAVYDQESGTCVVPLAELATRQGTAFDIFDSCLSENGVLGFEYGYSLENPRGLTVWEAQFGDFANGAQVIIDQFIAAGETKWNRASGLVLLLPHGYEGQGAEHSSARIERYLQLCAKENLLVAIPSTPAQVFHLLRRQVHLPFRKPLVVFTPKSLLRNPSCVSTLAELGEGSRFRELLLTGDPATARRILFCSGKLYHELAGRLAAGRTTDIAVVRLEQLYPLRQDMVRELLADRAAGAECCWVQEEPENMGAWRFVRPLLEELVGPLRYIGREAESCPAVGSHHLHDEQQQAILTEACS